aattCGACGATCTATTAGCTGAGAGAGGAAATTGAGACAGAATAAAGACTCCAGTTCAAAAGGTTTTTGCACaagtgatatttttcattagatagaaattattttttatttcaaacaagaaCGATATCTTCTGtacttaaaatattgtaaatttaatttcaatttgaagcccacgaatatgaaaaatttccgaaattggtagaaaatcaaataatcatttttgagTCTATGGGGTTGCCAAGTTTATAGCATTAATTATACGTATTATTGCGTCTTGCACTCTGTCTTCACTTCAGACGTGACTTTAGATCGATGGccgtcaaaatgaaatattcaagaGGATATAGAATATCTGTTTGGATTTGGAATCCTGCTGAAAATGGAGAAGAGGAGAGCGAGAAATGCAAAGGAGCCTCGGGCATCTGGCGCTGGCTTTGCATCTATTTCGTCAAAAAGCGGCCACTCTTAACAAAACACAGCTTTGCATTTGGGAGAGGACCTTTGCGTCACTCATAGGAGCAGCACAATAGCATTGTTGAAAAAGTGTGAATGTGAAATATATTTGAGTTACTTTtggtgaaaacaaaaaattgaagttgacCCATACATCATGGATGGGAGATCTctgtctatttttaaatttcttctcttATGTTCACCTGATGCGGTCAGAGGTATTTGAAATGAAACCGATCCTCTGAACGCTCTTTCTGGCGCGTGTGTGCACAACTAGCAAGGGAGCAGCAGAAACCGCATCAAGTGTGCTACGGGGATCATTAACGACAACCAGCCCCCATGACAGAGAGACATCTTGACGAGTCTCTTTGTGAAATCTTATCCGTTCGTCGATATTCGCACTTTTGTGCCGCCGATGCGCCGAGTctgaagttaaaaattatataaattcttGCGCGCAGTgtctatttcattttcaactcGCATGATTCGGCTGCGTCAAGACATCGGCTGGCACAGACTTTGTCTCCTTTCACAATTCTAATTAGCATAAATTAAGACAACTTAATGGCTATGAGTGATTTTGGAAGCCTCATCGTGTTTGTAGCAGAGCCAACTATTcattaaacttaaaatgttttaaaataggcCGATTTCTGCCGGGAGCACGTCAAGCCAGGGTGCAATCAGCGTGATTCATTCATTCTGCTGCAATGAAGAGCTCTTCTGCATTACCACCATTGTGCACAAGTCCTTTGACTTGCGAAAGAGACGCGCTCCATGAAAAGACTACTACCATCAGCTCGAAATATTTCAACACTGCTGCAATTGCAAGTCGGTTATTTATACCAAAAGAGCAGCGCATTTTAGACCTTAACCTTTCACTGAAGCGccttaattattcaatatttcttcGAAATAatcgcaaataaatttatcgttGGTGAATGACAGTTCTGTATGCGGTGCAACAAATGTGTGTCATTTCGCACTGTGACGCCATCTCGTCCTATTTTATTGGTGAGCTCTTCCTGCGTGCGCCATCGTGTGTTAGTTTGCGTTCAGccgtgaaacaaaataatgggTTAAAACGGCCCTCCGAACCTAGCTGAGATATGGGTTCAGATCAACTTTGCGTATTATGTTTCTTactcatatttttatcttggcTCTAGAATTGGAAATGGTATagcgttttaaaatattttgagagcagttttttttaccaattatgAACTCTAGGTGTTTGCAATTAAGAGCAACACAAATATTACATCAAAAGGTATGACGtaaaattcagatttctttttaaagaatGAATTAATCATCCGCAGGTATCTTAGATATCAGGGGACGCCGGGCATTTATAGCAAATTGCTGTTCAAATCGATATTGTAAAGACTTGAAcaagaatttgaaattggaGGCTCCAAAGAACTCGACAAATAAGCAGAAGGTGGTGGctaagaagaagaaaaatattcaaatccgCCCTAACGTGTTAACCATTCGGAGGCCGCCAAAGGTTGTATTTGTTGCTGTTGGTCGGCCGGCTAAAAGAAGAACGGAACCACTTGAAACGATGCCCACTCGAAAGATGGCGAAGGGATCAAAAACGACTAAAAGGACAACCCTGACCAGCACAAAACGGCGAAGGACAACCCTATCTAACGATTACTATTACGACGACACCACGAAAACTACTAGAAGGCGTCGAACTACCACACCTGCTTACGAATACTATGACGACACGACAACCCGCAGACGACGTCGCCGTACCTCAACCACCAGACGCCGTCGAAGGACGACCAAGATAGGTTCAAATCCAGATGTTGACTATGTGGAGGCAATGACGGTGCCACCTGGATCGTACACCAAGAGCGATGAATATTACGACGACCCCACGACCCGCCGGAGGCGAAGCACCGCGAAGCCAACAACACTTGGAGTTTCTACGATCATCACGACTGTTCCAGTAATTGAAACTACAGCATCTTTGACATCCCCAGTCAGTACCGTCACAACTATTGAGGGTAAAACGACTGAAACTGAAGCAGCTACGACAACAGCAAAGAGACCTGAAGTATGAATTTATACCatgcttattattttaatgaatttcaatgaaaatttgtagaCCACTCGCATGCCGACTACTAAATTAACAGTTTTGGATGAAGAAGAAGATGAAACAGATGTAGGAACAACGGCAAGGCCTTCTCAGAAAACAACTAAAACTACAAAAAGGACTGCCACAACCACGGATGAGCCAGATGATGGAGAGGATTATGAGGAAGATGAAGACAGTGAAGACACTTTAACTACCACTAAGGTGAAATCAACTTCTACCACCGTGAAGACCACCACCACTGGTGCGGACGATGAAGTACTCGGGGATGACGAAACAACACCCAAAGCGACAGTTAAAGCCACTACTACAAAATTAATCACCACAAGTAGCAGTGACGATTTTCCCGATGAAGAGACTGCTACGGTTAAAGCGAGTACAAAAACCACTGCGACAGATGAATTAGACCAGCAAGAAACGACAAAAAAGATTGCGAAAACAACAGCTACCACTAAAAATACCAACGATGAGCTTGACATTGAATTAGGACAAGGCAAAGAAACGACTgtaacaacaacaaaagcaaCAGAAAAGCAAACAAGTAGTTCtgagaatgaaatatttggtgGTCTGGAAGATGCCAGCACGGTAAAAGCAACAGAAgggacaacaacaacaacaacaacaacaacagcaaaaaGTGACGATTTGTTCGAAAATGGTGGTGTCGCAACAAAAACCAGGGTAGCTGAAACGACGAAACCTCCAACAACTAAAGGAGAAGACCTACTTGGCGAGGAGGAATCTTCCACATCTACCGTAGTGAAAACTAGCACAGCACCGGCTGCGGCCACAACCACAAAGGGTGAGTCTGGGGGTCTGGACTTAGCTGAAGATGAAAGAAGCACGACAGAAAAAGCTAGTCAAGCAACTACCATAGCAACAACAGTCACCGCACGGACGGATTCAACCACTGGAGGACTGGTTATTGGAGAGAGTAGCACAAGTACTTCGGCAGCACAGTCAGCAACAACCAAAGCCGCTGGAACAAGTGCTGGAGTTGATGAAACCACAGAAGAAGACCAAGGAGACACAGAACAAGAGGATACCACAATATTGCCGGAGGGAAACAGTTCTTCAAAGTCAGCCGTTACCTCAAGTTTAAGTGGAACTACAACAACTCCTCAAAGCTCTAGCACCTCAAGTTCTACTCCTGCAGCAGGCATTTCGACAGAAGGTGATGACGGCGAGGGGGAAACCGATGTGGAGGAAGAAAGCACCAGCACCGTCAGTGTAGCAATCTTGAATGCAGAACAATCTAGCACCAATTCTCAAGTAACCATGAGTGCTAGTGCAGGAGCAGAAAGCACAACAGAGGCACGCGTTACATCGAGTTTTGGTGAAGAAGCCACCACTTCTCACCATTCTAACTACTCAATCCACTCAACTCATGCGCATCATAGCAATAGTTCACATTCCAATTCTACTTCTGCAGCAGGTAATtcgactgacaatgagagtaGTGCTGTCGGTGAGGAGGAAGACGGCGTAGAGGAAGATAATAACAGTACCGACGTCAGCGTAGCATTAGAATCTGCTTCTACCAGAGAACAATCAGTATCAAATGCAGAGCAATCCAGTACCAATGCTCAGGTAACCACAATAATTGCTGCAACCACTGGAGCAGCAACAACTGTTGTTGCAGCAGATGCAGAGACTAAAGCAACAACAGCGGTGGCATCCACCACCGCCGcttcaaatgattttgatattggtgctataaaataaaatgaattgatgAAAATACGAATTTGTTTTGCCTATGCGCTGATCGAATTTTCACCTTGAACTGGATTATgacagtgaaaaaataataacgaaaGGAAGTGACGCACAACGAAACTATAGAATGGGGGGGAGGGGAACGCAGAACTTCCAGTTAGATCGCACCTAAAGTACAGGCACAGTTGGGcgcactaaaaattaaaacttctgCATTTGCGATGTTAGAACATgcttatttttatgataatcACAATCACAGGATTACAGGTGCTTCTAAAgtattgctttaaaaatcgaCTAGATTCTAATCTTTTGTATACGGTTACTACGGTTAAATAGTTCTGCTTGGCCGATGAATACGTGGAGCAGGACAACGCAACTGAATATGATGTAATAGTAGAAGACCTGCCTATGAGAAGTTATTGCATGCTTTAATTCGTTTCAAAATTCTCATACTGCaccaaaattagatttaagtGACCCAAATGAAGTACAAAGAAGACGCACATTCATACAAAATTGCTGCTGTTCAGTCAAATGCCCAGGTTGGAATTCACTTTCGGATCCTTTCGCAAATGCGGatgacacaaaaattaaggaaaatttgcGAATTGGTACGAAATACAGTCGCACCAGAATAATAACACTCAGGCCCTACAGGTAAGAAGTGCAGATTGATTTGCTCAAGTGAACAATGAATTGAGAATTATTGCAGAAACCTGGTCTTCGCTGTTCAGGGACCAACGACACCGTTCAAAAGACACTTGATCCCGTGGAGGCTTCGGAAGTCCACGACTGGTGCTAGACGCAGGAGGAGCACCACTGCGCAAGGGAGAAGACGGCGTCGCCGCCGCACCACAACGCCGGCCTACTACGACGACTACTACGAGGATGTCACCACGACCAGAAGGCGAAGACGCACCACGACAGCCTCATACTATGACGATTACTACTATGAAAACGACATAACGTCTCGCCGGACACGCTCCTCAACCACAGCCCAACCATTTACAAAGCAAGGTATGGTGATTTAGTTggttattttgaatttctcacAGCTTATGTTAGCAAATGCGGCTGAGGCTGAATATTACGATGACCCAATAACTACCAGAAGAAAAAGACGACGCACAACCACCAAGATGCCAGAGTACTATGACGATGACAAGTATTACTACGACGACATGTCAACCACAAAAAGAAGGCGAACAAGAAGCACTGCTTCAGCAGTCCCAAATACCACAAGTTCAAACACTACTGTTTCTAGTCCAGAGTCAACAACGGTGATTCCTACTAAGTCTCAGGACAGTGAGCGTCGAGAAGAGACAAGCAATTTTATGTTGTTGCCATTGGACACAAAAAAACCGGTGCTAGATGACACTGACCCttgatagtttaatttttttttaactttaatgaaggatgaatttttaatttttaataattatgccTAAGGCAACAGTGTTTTGCACGGGTTTTTGGTGagataaaatctaaaaaatattttgtaattcattttaatattaattaataaaatacacattatTTGAAACATTCTTAGCATTAATCACTTAAGTAAAATATAGAAACGTGAAcgaatttcaaagaatttgctaagtaacaaaaataatgccaTCTATCCCAGCacaaagtgcaaaaataatttaaaaccaaatttaacaAAGTGTGTACTATGTATCACAAACGTTTTTCCACtccaaatttaagttttatttgcaTTCCCAGACtggaatgatatttttttttgaaaagctaAAAGCGAACTTACTTCTTTTTCAACAAACTCGACATCCGTTGCTTCACATCTTCAACACTTTTCCTCCCTGAATTCATTGCAGATTGCACAAGGTGCGGcctgaagaaaaataaatctttggtTAGTTTCTACCCTTACTTTGAGACGGTTCTACCTTGCAAACATGTAAATGAACTCATCAATtctgaaattataattcaatgtGAGCTCTGAGTTATGCATTATCATGTCAagttagatttaattttattgggaTAATGTTAAAAGCAACGAAAGCGCATACTTCTCTGTCTTGGGTGTTGTCGGTGTAGCAGGTTCAATTTGGGCCCTCGCCTCCGCCTCTCGAAGCCAGTTGTTGACCGCGTCAGAGTGGACGTGCATGCACTGCTCGCACACAGAGCTTAAATCCCTGTACAAGCCAATAGTTTAGCAAAGGAGTGGGGAATAATATGATGAACAGCTCTACCTCAAGGCAGGTACTAGAGTGGCAGCCATCGCTTGCCGGCTGAGAGGAACCTGCAGGGCGGTGGATAGGGCAGCGACCAACGCCTGGCCAAGGTCCATCCGCCGCGTCTGACTTGTCACACCGTGCAGACAAAAGGCAGCAAGTTGGCATAGCTGCGGCAGCACCactgaaattttatatgaacTGTTATTCATAGAATATTCTTGACGACACCCgttcaattttctaaataatctgtatagtttaaaaattgtttggaaagTAATGCCACAAACAAAAACCTCATTACACTCAACTTTGgagttaaattcaatttgaatgaaattggaaaaaatatttgttgcatTAGGTTAGGAATAAATCACGGATTGAATTGTTTTATCTGTAAGAATGCATgagatttttaatgtaatttcaaaattttaacaatgtcTCACAGGTCTAAATAaacctcattaaaaattattattttggtttatGGATAGTAAAGATGGTCCCACAATTGAATTGTCTCATCAAGGGAAATCtctataaaaaaactattctgaatgattaaaaataggatttataaaaatttattttgaagttttttcaaatattttaagtgaactcagaaaatcaaaagaattctaaaaaaaattaaatttttttactagtGGTTCgcttttaaatcacaaaaaataaaagctgaaTGCGGAACAAGCAgacgaaaataaaacaaaataaacgcaCCATCCTCAGCAAACGCTGGATCACAAGTTGGCAGCAAGCGAGTCATGGCCTTTGTGACGGCCACACTCATCACATGACTGGTCAGTGCCTCTCTGGAGAGTTGCT
The nucleotide sequence above comes from Cloeon dipterum chromosome X, ieCloDipt1.1, whole genome shotgun sequence. Encoded proteins:
- the LOC135947281 gene encoding mucin-5AC-like isoform X1; protein product: MFLTHIFILALELEMVFAIKSNTNITSKGILDIRGRRAFIANCCSNRYCKDLNKNLKLEAPKNSTNKQKVVAKKKKNIQIRPNVLTIRRPPKVVFVAVGRPAKRRTEPLETMPTRKMAKGSKTTKRTTLTSTKRRRTTLSNDYYYDDTTKTTRRRRTTTPAYEYYDDTTTRRRRRRTSTTRRRRRTTKIGSNPDVDYVEAMTVPPGSYTKSDEYYDDPTTRRRRSTAKPTTLGVSTIITTVPVIETTASLTSPVSTVTTIEGKTTETEAATTTAKRPETTRMPTTKLTVLDEEEDETDVGTTARPSQKTTKTTKRTATTTDEPDDGEDYEEDEDSEDTLTTTKVKSTSTTVKTTTTGADDEVLGDDETTPKATVKATTTKLITTSSSDDFPDEETATVKASTKTTATDELDQQETTKKIAKTTATTKNTNDELDIELGQGKETTVTTTKATEKQTSSSENEIFGGLEDASTVKATEGTTTTTTTTTAKSDDLFENGGVATKTRVAETTKPPTTKGEDLLGEEESSTSTVVKTSTAPAAATTTKGESGGLDLAEDERSTTEKASQATTIATTVTARTDSTTGGLVIGESSTSTSAAQSATTKAAGTSAGVDETTEEDQGDTEQEDTTILPEGNSSSKSAVTSSLSGTTTTPQSSSTSSSTPAAGISTEGDDGEGETDVEEESTSTVSVAILNAEQSSTNSQVTMSASAGAESTTEARVTSSFGEEATTSHHSNYSIHSTHAHHSNSSHSNSTSAAGNSTDNESSAVGEEEDGVEEDNNSTDVSVALESASTREQSVSNAEQSSTNAQVTTIIAATTGAATTVVAADAETKATTAVASTTAASNDFDIGAIK
- the LOC135947284 gene encoding uncharacterized protein LOC135947284; protein product: MRNLSDPNEVQRRRTFIQNCCCSVKCPGWNSLSDPFANADDTKIKENLRIGTKYSRTRIITLRPYRNLVFAVQGPTTPFKRHLIPWRLRKSTTGARRRRSTTAQGRRRRRRRTTTPAYYDDYYEDVTTTRRRRRTTTASYYDDYYYENDITSRRTRSSTTAQPFTKQANAAEAEYYDDPITTRRKRRRTTTKMPEYYDDDKYYYDDMSTTKRRRTRSTASAVPNTTSSNTTVSSPESTTVIPTKSQDSERREETSNFMLLPLDTKKPVLDDTDP
- the LOC135947281 gene encoding mucin-5AC-like isoform X2; amino-acid sequence: MFLTHIFILALELEMVFAIKSNTNITSKDIRGRRAFIANCCSNRYCKDLNKNLKLEAPKNSTNKQKVVAKKKKNIQIRPNVLTIRRPPKVVFVAVGRPAKRRTEPLETMPTRKMAKGSKTTKRTTLTSTKRRRTTLSNDYYYDDTTKTTRRRRTTTPAYEYYDDTTTRRRRRRTSTTRRRRRTTKIGSNPDVDYVEAMTVPPGSYTKSDEYYDDPTTRRRRSTAKPTTLGVSTIITTVPVIETTASLTSPVSTVTTIEGKTTETEAATTTAKRPETTRMPTTKLTVLDEEEDETDVGTTARPSQKTTKTTKRTATTTDEPDDGEDYEEDEDSEDTLTTTKVKSTSTTVKTTTTGADDEVLGDDETTPKATVKATTTKLITTSSSDDFPDEETATVKASTKTTATDELDQQETTKKIAKTTATTKNTNDELDIELGQGKETTVTTTKATEKQTSSSENEIFGGLEDASTVKATEGTTTTTTTTTAKSDDLFENGGVATKTRVAETTKPPTTKGEDLLGEEESSTSTVVKTSTAPAAATTTKGESGGLDLAEDERSTTEKASQATTIATTVTARTDSTTGGLVIGESSTSTSAAQSATTKAAGTSAGVDETTEEDQGDTEQEDTTILPEGNSSSKSAVTSSLSGTTTTPQSSSTSSSTPAAGISTEGDDGEGETDVEEESTSTVSVAILNAEQSSTNSQVTMSASAGAESTTEARVTSSFGEEATTSHHSNYSIHSTHAHHSNSSHSNSTSAAGNSTDNESSAVGEEEDGVEEDNNSTDVSVALESASTREQSVSNAEQSSTNAQVTTIIAATTGAATTVVAADAETKATTAVASTTAASNDFDIGAIK